One window of Vitis riparia cultivar Riparia Gloire de Montpellier isolate 1030 chromosome 5, EGFV_Vit.rip_1.0, whole genome shotgun sequence genomic DNA carries:
- the LOC117914001 gene encoding transcription factor MYB108: MDVNGRGGSSTVLSEEEMDLRRGPWTVEEDLTLINYIATHGEGRWNSLARCAGLKRTGKSCRLRWLNYLRPDVRRGNITLEEQLLILELHSRWGNRWSKIAQHLPGRTDNEIKNYWRTRVQKHAKQLKCDVNSKQFKDTMRYLWMPRLVERIQAAAAATSGSSPAAVAAHQFSGSCDIVAGSAAVPQMAAGGADFYGGQVSTGYTPENSSTAASSDSFGAQVSPVSDLTEIYNFPVSDNQNPDFFQTGQVGYTDSLISPSGYFNQGLDFQSMEPNTQWYDGGDTATADNLWNVEDIWSVQPQFTNI, encoded by the exons ATGGATGTTAATGGTAGAGGTGGTAGCTCCACCGTTCTGAGTGAAGAAGAGATGGACCTGAGGAGAGGCCCATGGACTGTGGAAGAAGATCTTACACTCATCAATTACATTGCTACTCATGGCGAAGGCCGCTGGAACTCTCTCGCTCGCTGTGCAG GCCTGAAAAGAACTGGAAAAAGCTGCAGATTGAGGTGGCTGAACTATCTCCGCCCAGATGTTCGACGTGGAAACATCACTCTCGAAGAACAACTTCTGATTCTTGAACTTCACTCCCGCTGGGGAAATCG GTGGTCAAAGATAGCACAACACTTGCCGGGCAGAACAGACAATGAGATTAAAAACTACTGGAGAACCCGGGTTCAGAAGCATGCCAAGCAGCTGAAATGCGACGTTAACAGCAAGCAATTCAAGGACACCATGCGTTATCTATGGATGCCAAGGTTGGTGGAGAGGATTCAGGCTGCGGCGGCGGCCACATCAGGATCATCTCCGGCCGCCGTGGCCGCCCACCAGTTCAGTGGTAGCTGCGATATCGTCGCCGGAAGTGCTGCTGTTCCTCAGATGGCAGCCGGGGGCGCCGATTTCTACGGGGGGCAAGTCAGCACCGGTTACACCCCGGAGAATTCTAGCACAGCGGCTTCATCGGACTCGTTTGGAGCGCAGGTTTCACCCGTCTCGGACCTGACAGAGATTTACAATTTCCCGGTCAGTGACAACCAAAACCCGGATTTTTTCCAGACCGGCCAGGTTGGGTACACAGATTCGCTAATCAGCCCCTCGGGTTACTTCAACCAAGGATTGGATTTCCAATCCATGGAGCCAAACACCCAGTGGTACGACGGCGGCGACACGGCCACGGCGGACAATTTGTGGAATGTGGAAGACATTTGGTCCGTACAGCCGCAGTTCACCAACATCtga